One Sinorhizobium mexicanum genomic region harbors:
- a CDS encoding GntR family transcriptional regulator: MNNPSYSDDFTVGDIVIRKTTAAQQVADGLSDLILSGRVMPGQRLREAAIAAELGVARNTIREAIRQLEFAGLVRVEVNRGVVAISPTRDSLASLYSARLTLESSAVEHLIDKAAIAKVRQAYDRLIDSVATQDVGTIVRSDLAFHTEIVALLKSPRIDQFYAQLCRELRFYLVFLSVKDSQFVQLSGVVDEHKPIMDAIESGDVQRAKAEVSNHIRNNEQRVASLIFRHLPREQTGAAV, from the coding sequence ATGAACAATCCGAGTTATTCGGACGACTTTACGGTCGGGGATATCGTAATTCGCAAGACCACAGCCGCCCAGCAGGTAGCGGACGGTCTGTCCGATCTCATTCTTTCCGGAAGGGTCATGCCCGGCCAGAGACTTCGCGAGGCAGCAATCGCCGCCGAACTCGGTGTGGCTCGCAATACCATCCGCGAGGCGATCAGACAGCTGGAATTCGCGGGTCTAGTCCGGGTTGAAGTCAATCGCGGCGTCGTGGCAATTTCGCCAACCCGTGACAGTCTCGCCAGCCTCTACAGTGCCCGGCTGACCCTGGAGAGCAGCGCCGTCGAGCACCTTATCGATAAGGCGGCGATCGCTAAGGTGCGGCAGGCGTATGATAGGCTCATTGACTCGGTTGCCACGCAAGACGTCGGCACCATCGTGCGGAGCGATCTGGCGTTTCATACGGAGATCGTCGCTCTACTGAAAAGTCCGCGGATCGATCAGTTTTACGCCCAGCTGTGCCGCGAACTCCGCTTCTACCTCGTGTTTCTTTCAGTGAAGGATAGTCAGTTCGTCCAGCTGTCCGGTGTAGTCGACGAGCACAAGCCGATCATGGACGCAATTGAATCCGGCGACGTGCAGCGTGCGAAGGCCGAGGTTAGTAATCACATCCGAAACAATGAGCAGCGCGTCGCGTCGTTGATATTCAGGCACCTTCCCCGGGAGCAGACAGGCGCGGCAGTCTAA
- a CDS encoding class I adenylate-forming enzyme family protein, which translates to MYSDETGRLLARGSAISLGDVLETRVMVSPDWLALEYLGHDFTYRELNSLANQCAWSLLDLGVKYGEAVVVLSENTLDYLSLIYGAAKTGVAVAGCNYRLAAPEVAVSISVIAPRFVFVSASLEPLLRKAMPHYPEGLAKPEIIVWDSNDFGGHKPELSKALRHETDADPRIDIDPESVLVIVYTSGTTGAPKGAALSHRSIMARAGIMCAELQLTETDNYVAWHPLFHMSCSDYVLITHVRGGKVFMTPRFDAPAIADFCTREKIGWLFLVPGVLDDVAEAIKATGKSVKGIKYVGCMADLSPVHSLKNITEVTGAGYFNTFGTTEVGTVPSAYGTLDLSQATVSFRKVQSTFSRMRIVDGNGNDCPTGTPGEILYRTPTLFSGYWNNDKATNETMRNGWYHSGDICVLYDDGTYDYLGRSKYMIKSGGESIYPAEIEHVLLKHPNISEVQVIRVPDPKWAEVPAAYIATHDGNEISEQELNEFCAKLITKWKIPKHYRFIGTDDFPRNVTGKIERPRLEKMFAAEQLVVA; encoded by the coding sequence ATGTATTCTGATGAGACGGGCAGGCTGCTGGCGCGCGGTTCGGCGATCAGCCTCGGCGACGTGCTCGAAACGCGCGTGATGGTTTCCCCGGACTGGCTGGCGCTCGAGTATCTCGGGCACGATTTCACCTATCGCGAACTCAATTCTCTCGCCAACCAGTGCGCGTGGTCGCTGCTCGACCTCGGCGTGAAGTACGGGGAGGCAGTTGTGGTTCTCTCGGAAAACACGCTTGACTACCTGTCCCTGATCTATGGGGCCGCGAAGACCGGAGTAGCCGTCGCCGGATGCAACTATCGTCTGGCGGCACCCGAAGTCGCGGTTTCGATTTCGGTCATAGCGCCGCGGTTCGTGTTTGTTTCCGCCTCTCTTGAGCCCCTGTTACGCAAAGCGATGCCGCATTACCCTGAGGGCTTGGCGAAGCCCGAGATCATCGTCTGGGATTCCAATGATTTCGGCGGCCACAAGCCCGAGCTCAGCAAAGCCCTGCGCCACGAGACGGACGCGGATCCACGGATCGATATCGATCCCGAGTCCGTCCTCGTGATCGTATATACGAGCGGTACGACCGGCGCACCGAAAGGCGCGGCCCTGTCCCATCGCTCGATCATGGCACGCGCTGGCATCATGTGCGCCGAGCTTCAGCTGACTGAGACGGACAACTACGTCGCGTGGCACCCGCTTTTCCACATGTCCTGCTCTGACTATGTCCTGATCACGCATGTGCGCGGGGGCAAGGTGTTCATGACGCCGCGTTTCGACGCGCCGGCGATCGCCGACTTCTGCACGCGCGAGAAGATCGGGTGGCTCTTCCTGGTTCCCGGCGTCCTGGACGACGTGGCCGAAGCCATCAAGGCGACCGGCAAGTCCGTCAAAGGCATCAAATACGTCGGCTGCATGGCCGATCTTTCACCGGTCCACTCCCTCAAGAACATCACGGAAGTCACCGGGGCAGGCTACTTCAACACCTTCGGAACGACAGAGGTCGGCACCGTTCCGAGCGCCTACGGCACGCTTGACCTGTCCCAGGCAACTGTCTCGTTCCGAAAGGTGCAATCAACGTTCTCCCGGATGCGCATCGTTGATGGAAACGGAAACGACTGCCCGACCGGCACGCCCGGCGAAATCCTTTACCGGACACCCACGCTCTTCAGCGGCTATTGGAACAACGACAAGGCGACGAACGAGACCATGCGGAATGGCTGGTATCATTCAGGGGATATCTGCGTCCTCTACGACGACGGCACTTACGATTACCTCGGCCGAAGCAAGTACATGATCAAATCCGGCGGGGAGAGCATCTATCCGGCGGAGATCGAACATGTCCTGCTCAAGCATCCTAACATTTCTGAAGTTCAGGTGATCCGGGTCCCGGATCCAAAATGGGCTGAGGTGCCGGCCGCCTACATAGCGACCCATGACGGCAACGAAATATCCGAGCAGGAGTTGAACGAATTCTGCGCCAAGCTGATCACCAAATGGAAGATTCCCAAGCACTACCGCTTTATCGGTACGGATGACTTTCCGCGCAATGTCACCGGAAAGATCGAACGTCCCCGCCTCGAAAAGATGTTCGCTGCCGAGCAACTCGTAGTGGCATAG
- a CDS encoding polysaccharide deacetylase family protein — MGLVLQSGTRIAVSLGVDFDAHTVWEGSFNVSSPSYLSRGEFCAEVGAPRLLELFRKHDIKTTWCTPTHTMETFPESLEKILADGHEIAAHGCRHERIGGLEEAEERRLLEKQMELHTKYVGRRPRGYRSPSWDFSPNTLSLLEEYGFDWDSSLMGRDFEAYRPRPMLRSEVGPHVFGDPSPIIEIPVSWYLDDFPALEHVSRINPGLASTEVTYQRWKDHFDFAYEEVPNAIFVLTVHPQTIGRAANLMMFRKLVDYMRSKDGVAFMTLSQICDSWQDLSDFATLKHGERTTHAHR, encoded by the coding sequence ATGGGACTTGTACTTCAATCCGGCACCCGCATCGCCGTAAGCCTTGGGGTCGATTTTGACGCTCACACGGTCTGGGAAGGATCGTTCAACGTTTCGTCGCCATCGTATCTCTCGCGCGGCGAGTTCTGTGCGGAAGTGGGCGCTCCTCGTCTTCTGGAGCTCTTCCGCAAACACGACATCAAGACGACCTGGTGCACGCCCACGCATACGATGGAGACGTTTCCCGAAAGCCTTGAGAAAATATTGGCGGACGGACACGAAATTGCGGCGCATGGTTGCCGCCACGAGCGTATCGGCGGACTCGAAGAGGCCGAGGAAAGGCGTCTGCTGGAAAAGCAGATGGAGCTTCATACGAAGTATGTGGGCCGCCGTCCTCGTGGCTATAGATCACCGTCGTGGGACTTCAGCCCCAACACCCTAAGCCTCCTTGAAGAATATGGATTCGACTGGGATTCATCTCTCATGGGGCGCGACTTCGAGGCGTATCGACCGCGTCCGATGCTTCGTAGCGAAGTTGGCCCTCACGTGTTCGGCGATCCGAGCCCGATAATCGAAATTCCCGTCTCTTGGTACCTCGACGATTTCCCGGCGCTGGAGCACGTATCGCGCATCAACCCAGGACTGGCGAGCACCGAGGTGACTTACCAGCGCTGGAAAGACCACTTCGACTTCGCCTACGAGGAAGTTCCCAATGCGATCTTTGTGCTGACCGTGCATCCTCAAACGATCGGGCGCGCCGCCAACCTTATGATGTTCCGAAAGCTGGTTGACTACATGCGCTCTAAAGACGGCGTCGCTTTCATGACGCTGAGCCAAATCTGCGACAGCTGGCAGGACTTGTCGGATTTCGCAACCCTCAAGCACGGCGAGCGAACGACCCATGCACATCGATAG
- a CDS encoding enoyl-CoA hydratase/isomerase family protein, with translation MHIDRHVEDGALWLTLSNPDKMNCLGLAEYNGLADAVIEASADDTLDVIAITGSGRAFCTGGNLKEIQSEQAKGELPGKVIIQRFADASLRLFQAIESSSKTVVAVVNGYCHAGGLSIVLSSDVSIASDRADFCVPEAKVGLADPYAPLRLARAVGLPRARWMMYTAERIPAAQAFEISLVNRVVPHETLIEEARSLIGVLQRTSPTSRAIYKKCLNSDLPAFSRDIMISANASPDALEGLRAFVERREPIWPSRQGPRIGGA, from the coding sequence ATGCACATCGATAGACATGTCGAAGATGGCGCATTGTGGCTGACGCTCAGCAACCCGGACAAGATGAACTGCCTCGGTCTCGCTGAGTATAACGGCCTTGCTGACGCCGTCATCGAGGCCAGTGCCGACGACACGCTAGACGTCATCGCGATCACCGGGAGCGGTCGCGCCTTCTGTACTGGAGGAAACCTCAAGGAAATCCAGTCGGAACAGGCGAAGGGCGAACTACCGGGCAAGGTCATAATCCAGCGGTTCGCAGACGCTTCACTGCGACTGTTCCAAGCCATCGAAAGCTCGTCGAAAACCGTGGTTGCCGTCGTTAATGGCTACTGCCACGCGGGCGGACTGAGCATCGTGTTGAGCAGCGACGTTTCCATCGCCAGCGACCGTGCGGACTTCTGCGTGCCGGAGGCCAAGGTGGGGCTTGCCGATCCTTATGCGCCACTCCGGCTGGCGCGCGCCGTCGGTTTACCCCGCGCGAGATGGATGATGTACACAGCCGAGAGAATCCCAGCAGCGCAGGCGTTTGAAATCTCCCTGGTGAACAGGGTGGTTCCGCACGAGACGCTTATCGAGGAGGCCCGCTCTCTAATCGGAGTTCTTCAGAGGACCTCGCCGACCAGCCGGGCCATCTACAAGAAATGCCTCAACTCCGATCTTCCAGCCTTCAGTCGGGACATCATGATCAGCGCGAATGCGTCGCCTGATGCCCTGGAAGGGCTGCGGGCGTTCGTCGAGCGGCGCGAACCAATATGGCCCTCCCGTCAGGGACCGCGCATCGGCGGCGCATGA
- a CDS encoding substrate-binding periplasmic protein — protein MTKTARSNALLSTFLSAGAVFLLAAGGASAQSDCTPVSKFKTLEPGVLKIVAPDMPPFFTYKDGVMGGFEGLFFTKFAKDNCLTPSVTVLPLGGVVESVRNRLADVGGAGLNPTPERGKVVGLTNPIYYNAAVFVGRNPDPELENYDGKVIGTVTGFNFNKELETWGKANLKVYDTADAAFADIKSGRLPVMLLGGLNALYRISLVPESGLSAVDANPNPVVTSFNKKGRTNVVHTKDNPELTEALNTAIASMRKDGTLAKILEEVKLPANVLIPAAEAGEN, from the coding sequence ATGACAAAGACTGCACGATCGAATGCCCTTCTGAGCACTTTCCTTTCCGCGGGAGCGGTCTTCTTGCTCGCGGCAGGGGGGGCGTCCGCACAGTCCGACTGCACACCCGTCTCGAAATTCAAGACCCTGGAGCCCGGCGTACTAAAGATCGTCGCTCCCGACATGCCGCCGTTCTTCACCTACAAGGACGGCGTGATGGGCGGCTTCGAGGGCCTCTTCTTCACGAAGTTTGCAAAGGACAACTGCCTTACCCCGTCGGTCACGGTCCTCCCTCTCGGCGGTGTCGTGGAATCGGTCCGCAACCGACTCGCGGATGTCGGTGGCGCGGGTCTCAACCCGACGCCGGAACGCGGTAAGGTCGTCGGCCTGACGAACCCGATCTACTATAACGCGGCCGTCTTCGTCGGCAGGAATCCTGATCCCGAGCTCGAGAACTACGACGGCAAGGTCATAGGCACCGTAACGGGCTTCAATTTCAACAAGGAGCTCGAGACCTGGGGCAAAGCCAACCTCAAGGTCTACGACACCGCGGACGCGGCCTTCGCGGACATCAAGAGCGGTCGCCTCCCAGTCATGCTTCTCGGTGGTCTCAACGCCCTCTACAGAATTTCACTGGTGCCGGAGAGCGGCCTGAGCGCGGTCGACGCGAACCCCAACCCCGTGGTGACGAGCTTCAACAAGAAGGGGCGCACGAACGTCGTCCATACGAAGGACAATCCGGAGCTAACCGAGGCGCTCAACACTGCGATCGCCTCCATGCGCAAAGACGGGACGCTGGCGAAGATTCTCGAGGAGGTGAAACTTCCCGCCAACGTCCTCATCCCGGCTGCCGAGGCAGGGGAAAATTGA
- a CDS encoding PDR/VanB family oxidoreductase produces MSGASSFDLRVVETRRMADDVLELVLARPDGSPLPSWLPGAHISLELQQGLERQYSLCGRPDDCATWRIAVLKARESRGGSRHIHDKLKSGAIIRSTGLRNHFPLEAASGYIFIAGGIGITPMLPMIAEAEREGKPWVLHYGGRSRASMAYLTELSAYGDRVNVVPEDQAGMLDLRSITQDIPEGYLVYSCGPEGLLNALVGLSANWKNGTLHLERFTPVELDTSGDKPFTVHLRDSGRSIVVGANETILDAMKREGMSPPSSCREGTCGTCETKVLRGKVDHRDAVLSASEREAGDYMMICVSRALGDEIEIDA; encoded by the coding sequence ATGAGCGGAGCAAGTTCGTTCGACCTGCGCGTCGTCGAGACGCGACGGATGGCAGACGATGTACTGGAGTTGGTGCTCGCCCGGCCGGACGGCAGCCCGCTTCCGTCATGGTTGCCAGGCGCGCATATATCGCTCGAGCTCCAGCAGGGGCTGGAACGCCAATACTCCCTGTGCGGGAGGCCCGACGATTGCGCGACGTGGCGGATCGCGGTGCTGAAGGCGAGGGAGAGTAGGGGCGGTTCTCGCCACATCCATGACAAGCTGAAATCCGGCGCGATCATACGCTCGACCGGGTTGCGGAACCACTTCCCCCTCGAAGCGGCCAGCGGCTACATCTTCATCGCGGGTGGCATCGGCATCACGCCGATGCTCCCGATGATCGCCGAGGCGGAGCGCGAGGGTAAACCCTGGGTCCTCCACTACGGAGGGCGTAGCAGAGCGTCGATGGCGTACCTGACCGAACTCTCTGCTTACGGGGACCGCGTGAACGTCGTTCCCGAAGACCAGGCGGGCATGCTCGATCTTCGGTCGATCACGCAGGATATCCCGGAAGGATACCTCGTATACTCATGTGGCCCCGAAGGGCTCCTGAACGCCTTGGTAGGCCTTTCCGCCAACTGGAAGAACGGCACGCTCCACCTCGAGCGTTTCACTCCGGTCGAGCTCGACACGAGTGGTGACAAGCCTTTCACAGTTCACCTGCGGGATAGCGGCCGCTCGATCGTCGTCGGCGCGAACGAAACCATCCTCGACGCGATGAAAAGGGAAGGGATGAGCCCTCCTTCCTCGTGCCGCGAGGGAACATGCGGAACATGTGAAACGAAAGTGCTCCGTGGAAAGGTCGACCACCGAGACGCGGTCCTGAGCGCGTCGGAGAGGGAGGCCGGAGATTACATGATGATATGTGTCTCCCGGGCGCTCGGTGACGAAATCGAGATCGACGCGTGA
- a CDS encoding amidohydrolase family protein — translation MNVQNNSSIETGTLITSWAIDSDVHPNVADGLRSLKPYLSSAWVRRLGLDTMSDWGSRVNGNQVTIPTQPYINPHGTMRPETIPPGGGVPGSVPEMMNRDFLDVNDLGGAVITPGPALQLGGFPDADMATAIAGAINEWQAQEWFPSDPRWLGSIVISPRDPLAAAKEIHKWGKDPRMVQVFIPSLSGISMGKRHFYPIYEAANEYGLPIANHPGSEGAGANDNMFAVGAPSYYFEYHALFGQSGQTNLVSLVAEGVFDRFPNMNVLFQEQGYAWLVEILWRMDQKWKGVRSEIPWVTKLPSEYVMERVRLASQPMYEPRRGSHLEKLFELINAEQLLVFSSDYPHWDTDDPMTAYTKLPERLRSKMFIDNPYAFFKLKRNGSTPREGVSRIV, via the coding sequence ATGAACGTCCAGAACAATTCGTCAATTGAGACGGGAACACTCATTACCAGTTGGGCTATCGATTCCGATGTCCATCCGAACGTCGCCGACGGCCTCCGCAGCCTCAAGCCCTATTTATCGAGCGCGTGGGTCCGCCGTCTCGGTCTCGACACGATGTCAGACTGGGGCTCGCGGGTGAACGGTAACCAGGTTACCATCCCCACGCAGCCCTACATTAATCCGCACGGTACGATGCGACCGGAGACGATACCGCCGGGCGGCGGTGTGCCGGGCTCCGTCCCGGAAATGATGAACCGCGACTTCCTGGACGTGAACGATCTGGGGGGAGCAGTGATTACTCCCGGACCGGCTCTTCAGCTTGGCGGTTTTCCGGACGCCGACATGGCGACTGCAATTGCCGGGGCGATTAACGAGTGGCAGGCGCAAGAGTGGTTTCCATCGGATCCGCGCTGGCTTGGCTCCATCGTCATCAGCCCGCGTGACCCGCTGGCTGCCGCGAAGGAAATTCACAAGTGGGGCAAGGATCCCCGGATGGTGCAGGTGTTCATCCCCTCGCTTTCCGGTATCTCTATGGGCAAGCGGCATTTCTATCCGATCTACGAGGCGGCCAACGAATATGGCCTGCCCATTGCCAACCATCCGGGTAGCGAAGGTGCGGGCGCGAACGACAACATGTTCGCCGTCGGCGCGCCCTCATACTATTTCGAATACCACGCCCTGTTCGGCCAATCGGGTCAGACCAATCTCGTTAGTCTGGTGGCCGAAGGCGTGTTTGACCGCTTCCCCAACATGAACGTCCTGTTCCAGGAGCAGGGCTATGCGTGGCTGGTCGAAATCCTTTGGCGCATGGATCAGAAGTGGAAGGGCGTTCGCTCGGAAATCCCCTGGGTAACCAAACTGCCGAGCGAGTACGTGATGGAGCGCGTTCGACTTGCTAGCCAGCCGATGTACGAACCGCGCCGCGGTTCTCATCTCGAGAAGCTGTTCGAACTGATCAACGCCGAGCAGTTGCTCGTCTTTAGCAGCGATTACCCGCACTGGGACACCGACGATCCGATGACGGCCTACACCAAACTCCCGGAACGCCTTCGCTCGAAGATGTTCATCGATAATCCGTACGCCTTCTTCAAGCTCAAGCGGAACGGAAGCACGCCCCGAGAAGGCGTCTCGCGCATTGTCTGA
- a CDS encoding amino acid ABC transporter permease, whose protein sequence is MELFFYFLGKTLPGLLVSLQVIVGVVAIGIPLGMLLALGLVNTSRPIHGAALVAVEICRGIPALVMLYIVYFGLPQFEVILDAIPSACMALGISMGGFLADVFRAGFLAVPMGQREAASALGLSRPTAFFRVILPQTVRIVTPPVLGYVISYFQATALAYTIAVPELMSRAYSVASDNFRFLEALTLAGVLYAIICIPSAFVVNRMSEREGASSKH, encoded by the coding sequence ATGGAACTGTTCTTTTATTTTCTTGGAAAGACGCTGCCGGGTTTGCTTGTCAGCCTCCAGGTTATCGTTGGTGTCGTGGCGATCGGCATACCGTTGGGAATGCTCCTTGCGCTAGGCTTGGTAAATACGAGCCGCCCAATTCACGGTGCCGCACTCGTGGCCGTGGAAATCTGCCGTGGCATTCCCGCTCTCGTGATGCTCTACATCGTCTATTTCGGGCTACCGCAGTTCGAAGTCATCCTCGACGCGATTCCGTCGGCCTGCATGGCGCTCGGTATCAGCATGGGCGGCTTTCTGGCCGACGTATTCAGAGCAGGCTTCCTCGCGGTTCCAATGGGACAGCGTGAAGCCGCGTCCGCCCTGGGTCTCAGCAGACCGACAGCATTCTTTAGGGTGATCCTGCCGCAGACGGTGCGCATCGTGACGCCGCCGGTCCTCGGCTACGTCATCAGCTACTTCCAGGCCACGGCACTCGCCTACACCATCGCCGTCCCGGAGCTAATGAGCCGGGCTTATTCGGTGGCATCCGACAATTTCCGGTTCCTAGAGGCGCTTACGCTTGCTGGCGTCCTCTACGCGATCATCTGCATCCCTTCCGCTTTTGTCGTCAACCGCATGAGCGAGCGCGAGGGAGCCAGTTCCAAACATTGA
- a CDS encoding Rieske (2Fe-2S) protein, translating to MTLHQVCTSDELAEGQHRLISHHKGEVGVVRYNGRLVAIRNKCPHAGAQLLLKPVRRTTVSSCPHQIELGYQDGVFTCPWHHWEFDLRDGSCLADPRLKLERFPVEETGGKILVEIPD from the coding sequence ATGACTTTGCACCAAGTATGCACTTCTGACGAACTGGCCGAGGGGCAGCATAGATTGATCAGCCATCACAAGGGCGAGGTCGGTGTTGTCCGCTATAACGGTCGCCTCGTGGCGATCCGCAACAAGTGCCCACACGCGGGCGCGCAGTTGTTGCTGAAGCCCGTCAGGCGCACGACGGTCTCCTCCTGTCCGCACCAAATCGAACTAGGCTACCAGGACGGCGTATTCACTTGCCCCTGGCACCACTGGGAGTTTGACCTGCGTGACGGCTCCTGCCTCGCCGACCCACGCTTGAAGCTTGAAAGGTTCCCCGTGGAGGAGACGGGCGGGAAAATCTTGGTTGAGATCCCGGACTGA
- a CDS encoding amino acid ABC transporter permease: protein MTGITDYIPIIAQGISMTFLVAVICFTAGGLLAVPVAVARLSDNKIARSTAAGYIALIRGVPPITWLFLIFYGLPQLGLRFSSFSAAVVGLTMICSAYIAEFYRSGWLGMPAGQIEAAKALGLSSLEAFRKVIAPQIFVIVLPMAITYFIALLKNSAVVSVIGVSDITEKALSLSRSAPDPFNVFIAAGCVYMMISVPIGLLGRVTSPWVARRFGMA, encoded by the coding sequence ATGACGGGGATCACGGATTACATCCCCATCATTGCCCAAGGCATTTCGATGACATTCCTCGTTGCCGTCATCTGCTTCACGGCTGGCGGCCTCCTCGCGGTTCCAGTCGCGGTGGCGAGACTGTCCGATAACAAGATCGCAAGATCGACGGCTGCGGGATACATCGCGCTCATTCGCGGCGTACCGCCTATTACCTGGCTGTTCCTCATATTTTACGGCCTCCCTCAGCTCGGGCTGAGGTTCTCGAGCTTTTCGGCGGCTGTTGTCGGGCTGACGATGATCTGTTCCGCGTATATCGCGGAATTCTACCGATCGGGCTGGCTGGGGATGCCCGCGGGCCAGATAGAAGCAGCCAAAGCGCTAGGGCTCTCAAGTTTAGAGGCGTTCCGCAAGGTAATAGCGCCACAGATATTCGTGATCGTGCTTCCGATGGCGATCACGTACTTCATCGCCCTTCTGAAGAACTCGGCCGTCGTCTCCGTCATCGGTGTGAGCGACATCACCGAGAAGGCGCTCAGCCTTAGCAGGTCAGCGCCCGATCCCTTCAACGTCTTCATCGCGGCAGGCTGCGTCTACATGATGATCAGCGTGCCTATCGGCCTGCTGGGTCGCGTAACGAGCCCCTGGGTGGCCCGCCGTTTCGGGATGGCATGA